The Epinephelus fuscoguttatus linkage group LG7, E.fuscoguttatus.final_Chr_v1 DNA window TGTTCATTGAGCAGCAGTGCTCCGGCAGAAGGTGTATTTTCATCACTTTAAAAGAGAGTGATTTCATACTCATCAACAAGCAGACTGTTTATCCAGCACCTGCTGGCCCAGTCTTTCTCTTTGCAGAGCAGAGTCCACTGGGATGgcgtagacacacacacacaaaacctggCAGATCTTATGTTATGTAATCATCACCCACACAAGAATCAATAGGTCAGAATTCAACGTAAAACCAAGATTTATTTGACTTTAATGCATTTTGTTAACACCTGTTGATCAAAGCCTAAATTACCCTCTGTCTTCCTACGTCGGTGCTGTATAGaatatttaatataataaatgcatttttgctCTACTCAGTATACAGtatgaataaaatgttgatACTCATGAGGCAGGATAAACAAAGAAAACTGTTGTGAAAAAGCTGTTTGTGGTTTTACTCAGTGCAGTCACACAAATAACCCTGTTATCCTCCACTTAGAGACAGTGATATATGAGCAGGATATGACCTAAGGGGTCACAGTAACACCCTCTACTAGTATGTAAGGCACACCGCTTTGATCGGAAAAGTCAACAAATAGTGGAATAGAGAGCTCACATCAACATGTACCCTATGATATtctcagagaagaagaaaacgtGCGGCCTGAATGTCATCATTTGAAACCAGAGCTAGTGGGAAGCCGCTAACACTGAGCACGACTTGTTCATGTTCACCGTGTTTTAATGGGTCTGTTACCAGTGTGTCAGTATCTCTAATGGCTCTGTTTTCAAAGGTCACTCTTCTGTAATGGCTGCTCGTTGTGCTAATTAGGTCAGAGTGATAACCAGATCCTCACCATCAATGCACAGGAAGCACAAAATTACTGCTAGTCTCATCAGCACGCTGCCTTGTTGCTCTGCTGGGAGAACAAAACGCAGCACAGAGCACATCTTTCTGTTCAGCTCCCAAGCCTTCTTCTTTTGGGCGCTATCTCAAAGTCGTAAACATCAGTTACTTTTCTTCTGTCCCCAGGCCTCCCATCCAGATGCTGGGCCCAGCAGCCCAGCTCCTCTGAACATGAACCACTATGCTAATAAGAAGAGTGCAGCTGAGAGCATGCTGGATGTGGCTCTACTGATGGCTAACGCCTCCCAGCTAAAGGCTGTGCTGGACCAGGGGCCAAACTTCTCTTTTTACACTCCCATCGTCACCTTAATCAgcatctccctctgtctgcaggtcaCAGTCGGGCTCCTGCTCATCTTCATAGGTGAGAATGCGAACAGAGCCCGAGCCCCAGaggtgtctttgtctttgtctggcATGCTTCACATCCTTTAACCTTCACTAGCCCTTTGTGTGTCCCTCGGCAAGATTCACCAATGTCAAGTCCACTGACTCCTGACAAACAATCCATTACCCAACCCGCTGGAATCTAGCTGTAACCACGGCAACAAGGCCTGACACCAGGTCAGAGTTCAAGGTTTTAGTGCTGCTGTCAGCACATGTGGGAGTCGAGGGAGCGAAGTCATTTCGTTTTGTACATGCAGATGTGTCAATATGTGTCAGTGCTCATGTCTTTGCATGTCTTAGCCTTGTCTTAGTAAATACATGCTATCTAGCTACACATCCAGAGGTCCAGATGATGTCTGCATTTAATAGGCACACCCACGGGCTTGAGAAAATGTGTACATTAAGATGGGAAGATGAGTTAGGATGAGATCTGCCGCTGTGGGTTGGAGCAGTATATTTTCCTCTGATGTACTGAACAGTGGGTCAGTGAACTTAAGCCAGGTCACACTGACTCATCTCAGCTTGAGCAGGAGGAGTAAATAAAAGACTGTTTGTCATTATCCTCTCTATATCTGAAATATAACCACTTTACTGGTATATTTTATAGTGATTTAAAATCTTAATAATCTAGACATAATAATTTCtgaattaaaggagcagtgtgtaggatttagatgCATCTGGTGGTgcagattgcagattgcaaccagctgcaaACTTCTCCCAAGTGCCAAGTGTAAACTCACtgaagctgaattatctgcagataattcttcaaaacaaacagaccaggtgattaaaactggtaaaatctCTGAGTAAAGTAGTTCATGTTGCAAATCAGCATTTGTTCGGCTCGTGGCATACAGGCTGCTAATCCCACACCTGCTAATGTTTGTTTAGagttttctctgataacttaacatccagacgttcaggagatttaaaataggctacacctgctaatgtgtgttcaGCTTTATTCTTTgttaacttaagatccagatattTAGGAGGTTTAAAACAGGAGCCGAATTATTAGCAGacatctcttcttctccaaaacaaacagaccaagtaattaaaactggtaaaatctCTGAGTAAAGTAGTTTACGTTACAAATCGGTGTTTGTctaatgctgtttggctcattgcATACAGGCTGCTAGCCTGGCacctgctaatgtttgctcagcATTATTCTTTGATAACTTAgaatccagatgttcaggaggtttaaaacaggagctgaattatccacagaggtctcttcttctccaaaacaaacagaccaggtgtcTAAAACTGGTAAAACCTCTGAGTAAAGCAGTTTATGTTACAAATCGGTGTTTGTCTAGTGCATGGCTCGTAGCATACAGATTGCTAGCCCgacacctgctaatgtgtgctgaACTTTTTCTTTGATaccttaagatccagatgttcaggaggtttttatcaggggctgaattatccacagaggtctcttcttcttcaaaacatacagaacaggtgattaaaactggtaaaatctTGGAGTAAAACAGTTTatgttacaaataaaaaatctgaTGCTGTTCGGCTTGTTGCATACAGGCTGTTAGTCTGGCACCTGCTAATCTTTCCTcagcttttttctctgataatgtATATACAGATGTTTAGGAGGTTTAAAACAGGAGCCgaattatttgcagaggtctcttcttctccaaaataaacagaccaggtgattaaaactagtAAAATCTCTGAGTAAAGCAGtttacgttacaaatcagtgtttgtctgctgctgtttggctcattgcATACAGGCTGCTAGCCTTGCacctgctaatgtttgctcaactttttctctgataacttaagatccagacattcaggaggcttataacaggagctgaattattcacggaggtctcttcctcaccaaaac harbors:
- the LOC125892217 gene encoding ninjurin-1-like; translated protein: MMSSSNRGSGTEASHPDAGPSSPAPLNMNHYANKKSAAESMLDVALLMANASQLKAVLDQGPNFSFYTPIVTLISISLCLQVTVGLLLIFIVRWNLNDEQKHWELNLIENLATSLVFIIVVVNVFITAFGVHRPNRSD